Proteins encoded together in one Deinococcus irradiatisoli window:
- a CDS encoding alpha/beta hydrolase, translated as MPSSSLLAPIQFGALTLALTSGLAQASEREVSLNVPGAELHATLSLPDGAARPPVALILAGSGPTDRNGNSVAGVQTDVYTKLSAALNAAGVATLRADKRGVGQSVPADRREEALTFGDYVNDASAWINWLKADDTLGSVAVIGHSEGALTGLAAALKAPVSAYVSIAGAGENIADTLKRQLQGNANLPPDLFREASQAIDTLRSGQRVESVSAPLMALLRPSVQPYLISWMQLDPAALLAQLQVPALIVQGGRDLQVSVQDARRLAAAQPAAQLALIETMNHVLVDAPEDAAGNIATYSQPALPLNPALVQTLTSFLQRALK; from the coding sequence ATGCCTTCATCTTCCCTCTTGGCCCCCATCCAGTTCGGCGCCCTGACGCTGGCGCTGACCAGCGGTCTGGCACAGGCCAGCGAACGCGAAGTCAGCTTGAACGTGCCGGGCGCCGAGTTGCACGCCACCCTCAGCCTGCCGGACGGCGCGGCCCGCCCGCCGGTGGCGCTGATCCTGGCCGGCAGCGGCCCCACCGACCGCAACGGCAACAGCGTGGCCGGAGTGCAGACCGACGTGTACACGAAGCTCTCGGCGGCCCTGAACGCGGCGGGCGTCGCCACCCTGCGGGCCGACAAGCGCGGCGTGGGCCAGAGCGTGCCCGCCGACCGGCGCGAGGAAGCGCTGACGTTCGGCGACTATGTCAACGACGCCTCGGCCTGGATCAACTGGCTGAAGGCCGATGACACCCTGGGCAGCGTGGCGGTCATCGGCCACAGCGAGGGCGCGCTCACCGGGCTGGCGGCGGCGCTCAAGGCGCCGGTGAGCGCTTACGTGAGCATCGCCGGGGCCGGAGAGAACATCGCCGACACGCTCAAACGGCAATTGCAGGGCAACGCGAACCTGCCCCCGGACCTGTTCCGGGAAGCCTCGCAGGCGATCGACACGTTGCGGTCCGGTCAGCGCGTCGAATCAGTCAGCGCTCCGCTGATGGCCCTGCTAAGGCCCAGCGTGCAGCCGTACCTGATCTCGTGGATGCAACTGGACCCGGCGGCGTTGCTGGCCCAGCTCCAGGTTCCGGCGCTGATCGTGCAGGGTGGGCGCGACCTGCAGGTTTCGGTGCAGGACGCCCGCCGTCTGGCCGCCGCACAGCCGGCCGCGCAACTGGCCCTGATCGAGACGATGAACCACGTGCTGGTGGACGCACCCGAAGACGCGGCCGGCAATATCGCCACCTACAGCCAGCCGGCGTTGCCGCTCAATCCAGCACTGGTTCAAACGCTGACTTCCTTTCTGCAGCGTGCCCTGAAGTGA
- a CDS encoding thioredoxin domain-containing protein codes for MTPTHRNRLARETSPYLRQHQDNPVDWYPWGEEAFAAARERDVPLLLSVGYSTCHWCHVMAHESFENEQIAAFMNAHFVNVKIDREERPDVDGIYMSAVQAMTGAGGWPMTVFALPSGEPFYAGTYFPPQDMRGLPGFPRLLSSIAAAWREQREKLLGNAQAITAHLREQQPGGRGEAELPADFLERGVQNLQRVYDVRHGGFGGAPKFPAPTTLSFLLTQPGGAEMALDTLEKMGRGGIYDQLGGGWHRYSVDERWLVPHFEKMLYDNAQLARTLLQAYQLSHDASFLRLARETLAYLEREMLGPEGGFYSAQDADQEGIEGKFFVWTPQELEVLGRDAELVGQYYGVTEEGNFLDPHHPEFGRRSVLSVPRPLKVLAAERGEDTADLEHRVAQARQTLFELRRERAAPGTDDKVLTSWNGLALQAFAEAARVTGEAHYLEIARRNAAFVWDKLRDEGGGLRHTYKDGVARVRGLLEDQALYGLGLVALYQAGGDLAHLRWARELWQHVQANFWDEAAGLFYSTGGAAEPLLTRQAQAFDSAVMSDNAAAALLGMWMSRYFSEEVEGERLARRAVQTFSAEMLAAAGGFGGLWQAAAFLQAPHSEIALLGTPAERAALEAEVARHFLPFTALAPGEAGGELEVLHQRGGAGVAYVCLERVCDLPTSDLGVLAQQLARLSQPQES; via the coding sequence ATGACCCCCACGCACCGTAACCGCCTGGCCCGGGAAACCAGTCCCTACCTGCGCCAGCACCAGGACAATCCGGTGGACTGGTATCCCTGGGGCGAGGAGGCCTTCGCCGCCGCCCGCGAGCGCGACGTGCCGCTGCTGCTGAGCGTGGGCTACTCGACCTGCCACTGGTGCCACGTGATGGCGCACGAGAGCTTCGAGAACGAGCAGATCGCCGCGTTCATGAACGCGCATTTCGTGAACGTCAAGATCGACCGCGAGGAGCGCCCCGACGTGGACGGCATCTACATGAGCGCGGTGCAGGCCATGACCGGCGCGGGCGGCTGGCCGATGACGGTGTTCGCCTTGCCCAGCGGCGAGCCGTTTTATGCCGGTACCTACTTTCCTCCACAGGACATGCGCGGCCTGCCGGGCTTTCCGCGCCTGCTGAGCAGCATCGCCGCCGCCTGGCGGGAACAGCGCGAGAAGCTGTTGGGCAACGCCCAGGCCATCACCGCCCACCTGCGCGAGCAGCAACCCGGTGGGCGCGGGGAAGCCGAACTGCCCGCCGACTTCCTGGAGCGCGGGGTGCAGAACCTCCAGCGGGTCTACGACGTCCGGCACGGCGGGTTTGGCGGCGCACCCAAGTTCCCGGCCCCCACCACCCTGAGTTTCCTGCTGACCCAGCCGGGCGGCGCCGAGATGGCCCTGGACACCCTGGAGAAGATGGGCCGGGGCGGCATCTACGACCAGCTCGGTGGCGGCTGGCACCGCTACAGCGTGGACGAGCGCTGGCTGGTGCCGCACTTCGAGAAAATGCTCTACGACAATGCCCAGCTCGCGCGCACCTTGCTGCAGGCCTACCAGCTCAGCCACGACGCCAGCTTTCTGCGGCTGGCCCGCGAGACGCTGGCGTATCTGGAACGCGAGATGCTCGGCCCGGAGGGCGGCTTCTACAGCGCCCAGGACGCCGACCAGGAAGGCATCGAGGGCAAGTTCTTCGTCTGGACGCCGCAGGAACTGGAGGTGCTGGGCCGCGACGCCGAGCTGGTGGGCCAGTACTACGGCGTCACCGAGGAAGGCAATTTCCTCGACCCGCACCACCCGGAGTTCGGGCGGCGCAGCGTGCTGAGCGTGCCCCGGCCGCTGAAGGTGCTGGCCGCCGAGCGCGGAGAGGACACAGCCGACCTGGAGCACAGGGTGGCGCAGGCCCGGCAGACGCTCTTCGAATTGCGCCGTGAGCGCGCCGCGCCCGGCACCGACGACAAGGTGCTGACCTCCTGGAACGGGCTGGCCCTGCAGGCCTTCGCCGAGGCCGCCCGCGTGACCGGCGAAGCGCACTACCTGGAAATCGCCCGGCGCAACGCCGCCTTTGTCTGGGACAAGCTGCGCGACGAAGGCGGCGGCCTGCGCCACACCTACAAGGACGGGGTCGCCCGCGTGCGCGGCCTGCTCGAAGACCAGGCGCTCTACGGGCTGGGGCTGGTGGCGCTGTACCAGGCCGGCGGCGACCTGGCGCACCTGCGCTGGGCGCGGGAATTGTGGCAGCACGTCCAGGCGAACTTCTGGGACGAGGCGGCCGGCCTGTTCTACTCGACCGGCGGCGCGGCCGAGCCGCTGCTGACCCGCCAGGCCCAGGCCTTCGATTCGGCGGTGATGAGCGACAACGCCGCCGCCGCCCTGCTGGGAATGTGGATGTCGCGTTACTTCTCCGAAGAAGTGGAAGGCGAGCGCCTGGCCCGGCGGGCGGTGCAGACCTTCAGCGCCGAGATGCTCGCCGCCGCCGGGGGGTTCGGCGGGTTGTGGCAGGCGGCGGCGTTTTTGCAGGCTCCGCACAGCGAAATCGCCCTGCTCGGCACGCCCGCCGAGCGCGCGGCGCTGGAAGCCGAGGTGGCCCGGCACTTTCTGCCGTTCACCGCCCTGGCCCCCGGCGAGGCAGGCGGCGAACTGGAAGTGCTGCACCAGCGCGGCGGCGCGGGGGTGGCCTACGTCTGCCTGGAACGGGTCTGCGATTTGCCCACCTCGGACCTCGGCGTGCTGGCGCAGCAACTCGCGCGCCTGAGCCAGCCTCAAGAAAGCTGA
- a CDS encoding transglutaminase-like domain-containing protein, which yields MSAPASALPLTEIIRVRVGFELTFEVPFPTPMLFVVEPTERPHQRILEARRLIYPPEGQGVTHLSRYLDGYGNVVWRMLAQPGTLRVSHDLIVEVPGAPDPQLPGLPKTPVEELPDETIRFLLPSRYVDSDLVAAEAWERFGHIQGGWAQVQAICDHLHGSCIYGYGSNSSTTAQQAYASGKAVCRDFAHMGVAFCRALNIPARYVCGYLGDIGVPPDGVAMDFHAWFEAFLDGEWRTFDARHNHPRRGRVLIATGRDAADVAFTTTFGAARLSQMTVWADQVPLDTHLPEDASPRPYWE from the coding sequence ATGTCTGCGCCCGCGTCCGCTTTGCCCCTGACCGAGATCATCCGCGTTCGCGTAGGCTTCGAACTGACTTTTGAGGTGCCGTTTCCCACCCCGATGCTGTTCGTGGTGGAACCCACCGAGCGCCCCCACCAGCGCATTCTGGAAGCGCGCCGCCTGATCTATCCGCCGGAAGGCCAGGGCGTCACGCACCTGAGCCGCTACCTCGACGGCTACGGCAACGTGGTGTGGCGGATGCTGGCCCAGCCCGGCACCCTGCGGGTCAGCCACGACCTGATCGTGGAAGTGCCGGGTGCGCCGGACCCGCAACTGCCGGGTCTGCCCAAGACCCCGGTAGAGGAATTGCCCGACGAGACCATCCGCTTCCTGCTGCCTAGCCGCTACGTCGACAGCGATCTGGTGGCGGCCGAGGCCTGGGAGCGGTTCGGGCACATACAGGGCGGCTGGGCACAGGTGCAGGCCATCTGCGACCACCTGCACGGCAGCTGCATCTACGGCTACGGCAGCAACTCCAGCACCACCGCGCAGCAGGCCTACGCTTCGGGCAAGGCGGTCTGCCGGGATTTTGCCCACATGGGCGTGGCATTTTGCCGGGCGCTCAACATCCCGGCGCGGTACGTCTGCGGCTACCTCGGCGACATCGGCGTGCCGCCCGACGGCGTGGCGATGGATTTCCACGCCTGGTTCGAGGCCTTTCTGGACGGCGAGTGGCGCACCTTCGACGCCCGCCACAACCACCCCCGACGCGGGCGGGTGCTGATCGCCACCGGGCGCGACGCGGCCGACGTGGCCTTCACCACCACCTTCGGGGCCGCGAGGCTCTCGCAGATGACGGTCTGGGCCGATCAGGTGCCGCTGGACACCCACCTGCCGGAAGACGCCTCGCCGCGCCCGTACTGGGAGTAA
- a CDS encoding non-heme iron oxygenase ferredoxin subunit: MSETQPERVRVGRTDDLPDGSQREVMVAGRPVVVISYEGQYYALRNNCTHKDFPLLGGEVSNGRITCEKHGAKFELSTGKAKTLPAVKAVQIYRTEVEEGEVFVLPL, from the coding sequence ATGAGTGAAACGCAACCTGAACGCGTGCGGGTCGGCCGCACCGACGACCTGCCGGATGGCAGCCAGAGGGAAGTGATGGTCGCCGGACGGCCTGTGGTGGTCATCAGCTATGAGGGGCAGTACTACGCCTTGCGCAACAACTGCACCCACAAGGACTTTCCGCTGCTCGGCGGCGAGGTCAGCAACGGCCGCATCACCTGCGAGAAGCACGGCGCCAAGTTCGAACTCTCCACCGGCAAGGCCAAGACCCTGCCGGCGGTCAAGGCGGTGCAGATTTACCGCACCGAAGTCGAGGAGGGCGAAGTCTTCGTGCTGCCGCTCTGA
- a CDS encoding DinB family protein, translated as MRLLQTGSLPAADPKVGQALWTLNETRRRTLAMLEDGPPELDLDWRPAPEVSSAGDLLYHIAAIELDWLTSEVRQGDFPAGAAAWFPTDVRDEQGQLSRLEGEEMEQHLARLNWVRGELLATFLPTRSAPRRTDRAAAPPALHRAAILKA; from the coding sequence GTGAGACTGCTGCAGACCGGTTCTCTGCCCGCCGCCGATCCAAAGGTGGGGCAAGCGCTGTGGACTTTGAACGAAACGCGTCGGCGCACCCTGGCGATGCTGGAAGACGGCCCGCCGGAGCTGGACCTCGACTGGCGGCCCGCGCCCGAGGTCAGCAGCGCGGGCGACCTGCTCTACCACATCGCCGCCATCGAACTCGACTGGCTTACCAGCGAGGTCCGTCAGGGCGACTTTCCCGCCGGGGCAGCGGCGTGGTTTCCCACCGATGTGCGCGACGAACAGGGACAGCTGTCCAGGCTGGAAGGCGAGGAGATGGAGCAGCACCTGGCGCGGCTGAACTGGGTGCGCGGCGAGTTGCTCGCCACCTTCCTGCCGACACGAAGCGCACCACGCCGGACAGATCGCGCTGCTGCGCCGCCTGCGCTCCACCGAGCCGCTATCCTGAAGGCATGA
- a CDS encoding B12-binding domain-containing radical SAM protein, producing MSYWRHQIKPLLDAETGTMFKQAPIRVTLAFPNRYSVGMASLGFQVIYRMFNNEEGIACERAFLPDDVEAFEKQSQALPTVESGKDAGDCELFAMSVSFELDLTNIIRTLDVAGLRPLREERDDTDPVVMIGGPLTSSNPYPLTPFADLIVIGDGEQIVPMVSEALRGSQTREDFFDLVDGMPGIFLPARHTVEPNWATAPKELLPAYSQIVTPNSELSNMFLIEAQRGCPRPCTFCLARTMYGPNRNNGGDELLAHIPEWAEKVGLVGAALSDFPHTKYVGRTLTERGVKLGVSSIRADTVDAELAEILKAGGLRTFTVASDAPSERLRRWLKKGITTEDLLKTAQISRDLGFSGLKVYMMIGLGPENDDDISELISFTKELAKINRIALGISPFVPKRHTPHFQDSFAGVKVIENRLKRIQKELRTTAELRNVSAKWAWVESVIARGGPEVGMAAYSIYRNESIGAWKKALDEIGWQDEFEANESRIELPAGQIVRGASNHHEGLAV from the coding sequence TTGAGTTACTGGCGCCATCAGATCAAACCGCTGCTCGATGCCGAAACCGGCACGATGTTCAAACAGGCCCCCATCCGGGTGACCCTGGCCTTTCCCAACCGCTACTCGGTGGGCATGGCCTCGCTCGGCTTTCAGGTCATCTACCGGATGTTCAACAACGAGGAAGGTATCGCCTGCGAGCGGGCCTTCCTGCCCGACGACGTGGAAGCGTTCGAGAAACAGAGCCAGGCGCTGCCGACCGTGGAAAGCGGCAAGGACGCCGGCGACTGCGAACTGTTCGCCATGAGCGTGAGTTTCGAGCTCGACCTCACCAACATCATCCGCACCCTCGACGTGGCTGGGCTGCGCCCGCTGCGCGAGGAGCGCGACGACACCGACCCGGTGGTGATGATCGGCGGGCCGCTGACGAGTTCCAATCCGTACCCGCTGACCCCCTTTGCCGATCTGATCGTGATCGGCGACGGCGAGCAGATCGTGCCGATGGTGAGCGAGGCGCTGCGCGGTTCACAGACCCGCGAGGACTTCTTCGATCTGGTGGACGGTATGCCCGGCATCTTCCTACCGGCCCGCCACACGGTGGAGCCGAACTGGGCCACCGCGCCCAAGGAACTCCTGCCGGCCTACTCGCAGATCGTGACGCCGAACAGCGAACTGTCGAACATGTTCCTGATCGAAGCGCAGCGCGGCTGCCCGCGCCCCTGCACCTTCTGCTTGGCGCGCACCATGTACGGTCCCAACCGCAACAACGGCGGCGACGAACTGCTGGCGCACATTCCCGAGTGGGCCGAGAAGGTCGGGCTGGTGGGTGCGGCCCTCAGCGACTTTCCACACACCAAGTACGTGGGGCGCACCCTCACCGAGCGCGGCGTCAAGCTGGGCGTCAGCAGCATCCGCGCCGACACGGTGGACGCCGAACTCGCCGAGATTCTCAAGGCCGGCGGGCTGCGGACCTTCACGGTGGCGTCGGACGCGCCCAGCGAGCGGCTGCGGCGGTGGCTGAAAAAAGGCATCACCACCGAGGACCTGCTCAAGACCGCGCAGATCAGCCGCGATCTGGGCTTCTCCGGCCTGAAGGTCTACATGATGATCGGGCTGGGGCCGGAAAACGACGACGATATCAGCGAGCTGATTTCGTTTACCAAGGAACTCGCCAAGATCAACCGCATCGCGCTGGGCATCTCGCCGTTCGTGCCCAAGCGCCACACCCCTCACTTTCAGGATTCGTTTGCGGGCGTCAAGGTGATCGAGAACCGGCTCAAGCGTATTCAGAAGGAGCTGCGGACCACCGCCGAGCTGCGCAACGTCTCGGCCAAGTGGGCCTGGGTCGAATCGGTGATCGCGCGCGGCGGGCCGGAAGTCGGCATGGCGGCGTATAGCATCTACCGCAACGAGAGCATCGGCGCCTGGAAAAAAGCCCTCGACGAGATCGGCTGGCAAGACGAGTTCGAGGCCAACGAGAGCCGCATCGAGCTGCCGGCCGGCCAGATCGTGCGCGGGGCCAGCAACCACCACGAGGGGCTGGCGGTTTAA
- a CDS encoding DUF1648 domain-containing protein has product MNPNFWRREWPTLLALAVNAGLILWSWPRLPAQVPVHWNLQGEVDRVGGRFEALALLPLILLAVSMLTLIVQRFQPRNGGVFSALRLGLALLGLCFTAQYLPGWNAARAALIGVGLLLTLLGNVMGKVQPSRWVGFRTPWTYRSKRAWHQSQRRSGVFLVVFGLLSVAAGLLTPATLLFPWIMPLGFLLGLFGGLGWLVYLSYRDYRRDPQPEPVGT; this is encoded by the coding sequence ATGAACCCGAACTTCTGGCGGCGCGAATGGCCCACCCTGCTGGCCCTGGCGGTCAATGCCGGGCTGATTCTCTGGAGCTGGCCGCGCCTACCGGCGCAGGTGCCGGTGCACTGGAACCTTCAGGGCGAAGTGGACCGCGTGGGCGGGCGCTTCGAGGCGCTGGCGCTGCTGCCGCTGATCCTGCTGGCCGTGTCGATGTTGACCTTGATCGTACAGCGTTTTCAGCCGCGCAACGGCGGCGTGTTCTCGGCGCTGCGGCTGGGGCTGGCGCTGCTGGGCCTGTGCTTCACCGCCCAGTACCTGCCGGGCTGGAATGCGGCGCGGGCCGCGCTGATCGGCGTGGGCCTGCTGCTGACCCTGCTCGGCAACGTGATGGGCAAGGTGCAGCCCAGCCGCTGGGTGGGCTTCCGCACCCCCTGGACCTACCGCAGCAAGCGGGCCTGGCACCAGAGCCAGCGCCGCAGCGGGGTGTTTCTGGTGGTCTTCGGGTTGCTGAGCGTGGCCGCCGGTCTGCTCACGCCCGCCACGCTGCTCTTTCCCTGGATCATGCCGCTGGGGTTCCTGCTGGGGTTGTTCGGCGGCCTCGGCTGGCTGGTGTACCTGTCGTACCGCGATTACCGCCGCGATCCTCAGCCGGAGCCGGTGGGCACCTGA
- a CDS encoding autorepressor SdpR family transcription factor, whose amino-acid sequence MNEVFKALADPTRREILRELRSGERTAGELAELFPLTKSTLSGHFAVLKAADLVQTEKRGTTVIYRLNTTVFQDVLSSLLGLFGEPEHQRSDTP is encoded by the coding sequence GTGAACGAGGTCTTCAAGGCGCTGGCCGATCCCACCCGGCGCGAGATTCTGCGCGAACTGAGAAGCGGCGAGCGCACCGCCGGCGAACTCGCCGAGCTGTTTCCCCTTACCAAGAGCACCCTCAGCGGCCACTTCGCCGTGCTCAAGGCCGCCGATCTGGTGCAGACCGAGAAGCGCGGCACCACCGTCATCTACCGCCTCAACACCACCGTCTTTCAGGACGTGCTGAGCAGCCTGCTGGGCCTTTTCGGCGAACCTGAACACCAAAGGAGCGACACCCCATGA
- a CDS encoding DUF2087 domain-containing protein, with translation MTKSIAAFQDEHGRVTTWPSDRRRAHQLAVLSHLAAHLDGGKLYSEAELDAFLSEQTTLEDVSILRRELVDGDYLMTDGGQYWKAGSRPTGAAAVPTPQAEAALHKPPLK, from the coding sequence ATGACGAAAAGTATTGCCGCCTTTCAAGACGAGCACGGGCGCGTGACCACCTGGCCCAGCGACCGCCGCCGCGCCCACCAGCTGGCGGTGCTCAGCCACCTCGCCGCACACCTCGACGGAGGCAAGCTCTACAGCGAGGCCGAACTCGACGCCTTCCTCTCGGAGCAGACCACCCTGGAGGACGTGAGCATCTTGCGGCGCGAACTCGTGGACGGCGATTACCTGATGACCGACGGCGGGCAGTACTGGAAGGCCGGCAGCCGGCCCACCGGCGCGGCGGCGGTGCCCACCCCGCAGGCCGAGGCGGCGCTGCACAAGCCGCCGCTGAAGTAA
- a CDS encoding Gfo/Idh/MocA family protein, with translation MTSSSSPSGLRWGIFGAARIARALIPAIRRNGGTVDIVGVRDPSSERARRFAQEWDIGRIGTYQDVVDAEIDAVYNPLPNDLHLPWSAAAMRAGKHALTEKPLSLNAQQAQQFAEVAAETGRVSLEAFAYRFQPHVDRLRQIVQGGEIGTLKHYQGLYGFTLSNPDDFRWHPEMGGGALFDVGCYTVNLMRLLLGEPHSAQAKIRWSAGGVDVGLSGSLDYGEALASVGCGFDWSGPARLVLYGTSGNLEMQHPFESNNQKPVTLRLGEREETFAPSNGYTLMVEHFQRAARGEEALRYPPDDAVKQARVLDALFASARSGQSVTL, from the coding sequence ATGACCTCTTCTTCCTCCCCTTCCGGCTTGCGCTGGGGCATTTTCGGCGCGGCCCGCATCGCCCGCGCCCTGATTCCGGCGATTCGCAGAAATGGCGGCACGGTGGACATCGTCGGGGTGCGCGATCCGTCGTCCGAGCGGGCCCGCCGCTTCGCCCAGGAATGGGACATCGGGCGCATCGGCACCTACCAGGACGTGGTGGACGCCGAGATCGACGCGGTGTACAACCCGCTGCCCAACGACCTGCACCTGCCCTGGAGCGCCGCCGCCATGCGGGCCGGCAAACACGCCCTGACCGAGAAGCCGCTGAGCCTGAACGCCCAGCAGGCCCAGCAGTTCGCCGAGGTGGCCGCCGAGACCGGCCGGGTTTCGCTGGAAGCGTTCGCCTACCGTTTTCAGCCGCATGTGGACCGTCTGCGCCAGATCGTGCAAGGCGGCGAGATCGGCACCCTCAAGCACTACCAGGGCCTCTACGGTTTTACCCTCAGCAATCCCGACGATTTCCGCTGGCACCCCGAGATGGGCGGCGGCGCGCTGTTCGACGTGGGCTGCTACACCGTCAACCTGATGCGGCTGCTGCTGGGCGAACCCCACAGCGCCCAGGCGAAGATCCGCTGGTCGGCCGGCGGCGTGGACGTGGGGCTGTCGGGCAGCCTGGACTACGGCGAGGCACTCGCCAGCGTGGGCTGCGGCTTCGATTGGTCGGGACCGGCCCGGCTGGTGCTCTACGGCACTTCGGGCAATCTGGAAATGCAGCACCCCTTCGAGTCGAACAACCAGAAGCCGGTGACGCTGCGCCTCGGCGAGCGCGAGGAAACCTTCGCCCCGAGCAACGGCTATACCCTGATGGTCGAGCACTTTCAGCGGGCCGCGCGCGGCGAGGAAGCCCTGCGCTACCCACCCGACGACGCGGTGAAGCAGGCCCGTGTGCTGGACGCCCTGTTCGCTTCGGCGCGGTCGGGGCAAAGCGTCACCCTGTAA
- a CDS encoding cysteine desulfurase-like protein: MTLTQLSHDQIRAQFPPLESGLIYLDNAAGGLLPRRSIEAVTRHLTRLGGINSTPGHAPGQEVSALKTLARDATATFINARPDEVALGQSSTALNFRLAAAFARMWGEGDEVIISELDHEANASPWRELSRVGVEVKVWRARDDMTLDLADLGALLTPRTRLVAVTAASNALGVTVDIPAVAGAAHASGAWLMVDAVHASPHMLPDVQAWNCDFMCFSPYKVWGPHLGALYVRRELLAQLPVPKLSFVADDDITKLEHGTPQFELLAGWIGTLDYLRELGGHEQFGRPALEAAYRRIHQIEAPLLSQLLGGLLAAPGVTVYGPPNAAQRVGTVGLRVEGEAPLATAERLSKAGVSVAAGHFYAVMPMQRLGLYPDGVLRVSLAHYNSPADIDALLGALV; encoded by the coding sequence ATGACCCTAACCCAGCTCAGCCACGACCAGATCCGCGCTCAGTTTCCGCCGCTCGAATCGGGCCTGATCTACCTCGACAACGCGGCGGGCGGCCTGCTGCCCCGGCGCAGCATCGAGGCGGTGACGCGGCACCTGACGCGGCTGGGCGGCATCAACTCCACGCCGGGCCACGCGCCGGGGCAGGAAGTCTCGGCGCTCAAGACCCTGGCCCGCGACGCCACCGCCACCTTCATCAACGCCCGGCCCGACGAGGTGGCGCTCGGGCAGAGCAGCACCGCCCTGAATTTCCGCCTCGCGGCGGCGTTCGCACGGATGTGGGGCGAGGGCGACGAGGTGATCATCTCCGAACTCGACCACGAGGCCAACGCCAGCCCCTGGCGCGAACTCTCGCGGGTGGGCGTGGAGGTCAAGGTCTGGCGCGCCAGGGACGACATGACCCTGGACCTGGCCGATCTGGGCGCCCTGCTCACCCCGCGCACCCGCCTGGTGGCGGTGACGGCGGCCAGCAACGCGCTGGGCGTCACGGTGGACATCCCGGCGGTGGCCGGGGCCGCGCACGCCTCCGGCGCCTGGCTGATGGTAGACGCGGTGCACGCGTCTCCGCACATGCTGCCCGACGTGCAGGCCTGGAACTGCGACTTCATGTGCTTCAGCCCCTACAAGGTCTGGGGCCCGCACCTGGGCGCCCTGTACGTGCGCCGCGAACTCCTGGCGCAGTTGCCGGTGCCCAAGCTGAGTTTCGTGGCCGATGACGACATCACCAAGCTCGAACACGGCACCCCGCAGTTCGAACTGCTGGCCGGCTGGATCGGCACCCTGGACTACCTGCGTGAACTCGGCGGCCACGAGCAGTTCGGCCGCCCGGCCCTGGAGGCCGCCTACCGCCGTATTCACCAGATCGAGGCGCCGCTGCTGTCCCAGCTTCTCGGCGGCCTGCTCGCCGCGCCGGGCGTCACGGTTTACGGTCCTCCTAACGCCGCGCAGCGCGTCGGCACGGTCGGCCTGCGGGTCGAGGGCGAAGCGCCGCTGGCGACGGCCGAGCGCCTCTCCAAGGCCGGGGTCAGCGTGGCGGCGGGCCACTTCTACGCCGTGATGCCGATGCAGCGCCTGGGCCTGTACCCCGACGGCGTGCTGCGCGTCAGCCTGGCGCACTACAACTCGCCGGCCGATATCGACGCGCTGCTCGGCGCCCTGGTTTAA